In Felis catus isolate Fca126 chromosome A3, F.catus_Fca126_mat1.0, whole genome shotgun sequence, a single genomic region encodes these proteins:
- the MAPRE1 gene encoding microtubule-associated protein RP/EB family member 1: MAVNVYSTSVTSDNLSRHDMLAWINESLQLNLTKIEQLCSGAAYCQFMDMLFPGSIALKKVKFQAKLEHEYIQNFKILQAGFKRMGVDKIIPVDKLVKGKFQDNFEFVQWFKKFFDANYDGKDYDPVAARQGQETAVAPSLVAPALNKPKKPLSSSSAAPQRPIATHRTTATPKAGPGVVRKNPGVGNGDDEAAELMQQVNVLKLTVEDLEKERDFYFGKLRNIELICQENEGENNPVLQRIVDILYATDEGFVIPDEGGPQEEQEEY, encoded by the exons ATGGCAGTGAACGTATACTCAACGTCCGTCACCAGTGATAACCTAAGTCGACATGACATGCTGGCCTGGATCAATGAGTCTCTGCAGCTGAATCTGACAAAGATCGAACAGTTGTGTTCAG GGGCTGCCTATTGTCAGTTTATGGACATGCTGTTCCCTGGCTCCATTGCCCTGAAAAAAGTGAAATTCCAGGCTAAGCTAGAACACGAATACATCCAGAACTTCAAAATACTACAAGCAGGTTTTAAGAGAATGGGTGTTGACAAA ATAATTCCTGTGGACAAATTAGTAAAAGGAAAGTTTCAGGACAATTTTGAATTTGTTCAGTGGTTCAAGAAGTTTTTTGATGCAAACTATGATGGAAAAGACTATGACCCCGTAGCTGCCAGACAAGGTCAAGAAACTGCAGTGGCTCCCTCCCTTGTTGCTCCAGCTCTGAACAAACCGAAGAAACCTCTCAGCTCTAGCAGTGCag ctCCACAGAGGCCCATTGCGACCCACAGAACTACTGCAACCCCTAAGGCTGGCCCAGGTGTGGTGCGAAAGAATCCTGGTGTGGGCAACGGGGATGACGAAGCAGCTGAATTGATGCAGCAG GTCAACGTATTGAAACTTACTGTTGAAGacttggagaaagagagagatttctaCTTTGGAAAGCTAAGGAACATTGAATTGATTTGCCAGGAGAACGAGGGGGAAAACAACCCTGTATTGCAGAGGATCGTGGACATTCTCTACGCCACAGAC GAAGGCTTTGTGATCCCTGATGAAGGGGGCCCACAGGAGGAGCAAGAAGAGTATTAA